The proteins below come from a single Juglans regia cultivar Chandler chromosome 12, Walnut 2.0, whole genome shotgun sequence genomic window:
- the LOC108992745 gene encoding actin-related protein 2/3 complex subunit 4 isoform X1: protein MANTLRLYLTCIRNTLEAAMCLQNFPCQEVERHNKPEVELKTSPELLLNPVLICRNEAEKCLIETSINSLRISLKVKQADELENILTKKFLRFLSMRAEAFQVLRRKPVQGYDISFLITNYHYEDMQKHKLIDFIVQFMEDIEKEISELKMSVNTRGRLVATEFLKQFI, encoded by the exons ATG GCGAACACGTTGCGGTTGTACTTGACCTGCATTAGGAACACTCTCGAGGCAGCCATGTGTCTTCAG AACTTCCCTTGTCAAGAAGTTGAGAGGCATAACAAGCCCGAGGTTGAACTAAA GACCAGCCCAGAACTCCTCCTGAATCCT GTTTTGATATGTCGAAATGAGGCAGAGAAATGCTTAATAGAAACTTCTATCAATTCATTGCGCATAAGCCTCAAG GTAAAGCAGGCAGATGAACTTGAAAATATACTAACTAAAaaatttcttagatttttaTCAATGAGGGCAGAAGCATTTCAAGTACTGAGGAGAAAACCAGTACAG GGTTATGACATTAGCTTTCTGATAACAAACTACCATTATGAGGACATGCAGAAGCACAAGCTCATAGATTTTATCGTGCAATTCATGGAG GATATCGAGAAAGAGATAAGCGAACTGAAAATGTCAGTGAATACGAGGGGCAGGCTGGTGGCCACAGAGTTTCTGAAGCAATTTATCTGA
- the LOC108992745 gene encoding actin-related protein 2/3 complex subunit 4 isoform X2, whose product MCLQNFPCQEVERHNKPEVELKTSPELLLNPVLICRNEAEKCLIETSINSLRISLKVKQADELENILTKKFLRFLSMRAEAFQVLRRKPVQGYDISFLITNYHYEDMQKHKLIDFIVQFMEDIEKEISELKMSVNTRGRLVATEFLKQFI is encoded by the exons ATGTGTCTTCAG AACTTCCCTTGTCAAGAAGTTGAGAGGCATAACAAGCCCGAGGTTGAACTAAA GACCAGCCCAGAACTCCTCCTGAATCCT GTTTTGATATGTCGAAATGAGGCAGAGAAATGCTTAATAGAAACTTCTATCAATTCATTGCGCATAAGCCTCAAG GTAAAGCAGGCAGATGAACTTGAAAATATACTAACTAAAaaatttcttagatttttaTCAATGAGGGCAGAAGCATTTCAAGTACTGAGGAGAAAACCAGTACAG GGTTATGACATTAGCTTTCTGATAACAAACTACCATTATGAGGACATGCAGAAGCACAAGCTCATAGATTTTATCGTGCAATTCATGGAG GATATCGAGAAAGAGATAAGCGAACTGAAAATGTCAGTGAATACGAGGGGCAGGCTGGTGGCCACAGAGTTTCTGAAGCAATTTATCTGA